Proteins found in one Dermacentor silvarum isolate Dsil-2018 chromosome 8, BIME_Dsil_1.4, whole genome shotgun sequence genomic segment:
- the LOC119461013 gene encoding guided entry of tail-anchored proteins factor 1: MGTQESYVFFWFVTFCGMFTAFIPLIVRMVLQVISQETEMETNLRRQVCDLRAELGSMNIVDEFAKYAKIQRKINKMSEELAHQAQLKSMYTFKVRLAATALLYALVGLTVAYLVWNYRSVPVVILPEAWLSPLGALLAPASTSPGGIGLTPWLLVSGSVGRQIAKHL, encoded by the exons ATGGGAACTCAAGAAAGCTATGTCTTCTTTTGGTTCGTGACGTTCTGCGGCATGTTTACGGCATTCATCCCATTGATCGTCAGAATG GTGCTTCAGGTGATTTCACAGGAGACAGAGATGGAAACTAACTTGCGTCGGCAAGTATGTGATCTCAGGGCCGAACTTGGAAGCATGAACATAGTGGACGAGTTCGCGAAGTATGCAAAGATACAACGAAAGATTAACAAGATGTCGGAAGAGCTGGCACACCAGG CTCAGCTAAAGTCTATGTACACATTCAAGGTGAGGCTGGCAGCCACGGCACTTCTCTATGCACTCGTG GGTTTGACAGTCGCCTACCTTGTATGGAACTACAGGTCAGTACCTGTTGTGATCTTGCCAGAGGCATGGCTCTCGCCGCTTGGTGCACTACTTGCACCTGCATCTACTTCACCAG GTGGGATTGGGCTCACACCTTGGCTCCTGGTGTCAGGTTCAGTCGGGCGACAGATTGCAAAGCACCTATAG